A genomic segment from Candidatus Korarchaeum cryptofilum OPF8 encodes:
- a CDS encoding saccharopine dehydrogenase family protein — protein sequence MVPLVKIVVLGAGVVAPAIVYDLADDEVSPHVDEIVVADISEEKARLAVEGAKRFTKRKKLDYARVDVRNVNETAELLRGADVVVNGIIYYYIPQVMEAALKAGVHYTDLGSEVPILKKQFEFDEAYRRAGLLAIPGMGGCPGMINVAARYGVEQLDEVERVLLREGWVDFNDYDSLGIPLPVPYSLDCILDEYMHPVEVWEDGRIKLVDPVRPEDREVIHFPPPVGTQELYYIEHPEVWTIGETFKHKGLRYVDYKLSYPRELYMKYKLLTDLGLTNDKPVRVGNVEIVPRDLLKMLVNETFKGKEIPPNDYDIMRVIVEGKKDGRRERITIDLHTEWNRKWGLTAQAVTVGTPTSITAQWMAKGLIKERGVKNPEEVIDPVPFFEELKKRGIRIHVQREFLI from the coding sequence GTGGTCCCTTTGGTCAAGATAGTCGTGCTGGGCGCCGGAGTAGTCGCCCCAGCTATCGTATACGATCTAGCGGATGATGAAGTGAGTCCTCATGTCGATGAGATAGTCGTCGCTGACATAAGTGAGGAGAAAGCTAGGCTAGCTGTGGAGGGAGCTAAGAGATTCACTAAGAGGAAGAAACTAGATTACGCGAGGGTTGATGTTAGGAATGTGAATGAGACAGCCGAGTTGCTGAGAGGAGCTGATGTAGTTGTCAACGGGATAATATACTATTACATACCTCAGGTGATGGAGGCAGCACTCAAAGCAGGAGTCCACTACACAGACCTGGGCTCTGAGGTACCTATCCTGAAGAAGCAGTTCGAGTTCGATGAAGCTTATAGGAGGGCCGGTTTGCTAGCGATACCCGGGATGGGGGGATGCCCGGGGATGATAAATGTAGCCGCTAGGTACGGGGTAGAGCAACTGGATGAAGTTGAGAGAGTGCTTCTGAGGGAGGGATGGGTGGATTTCAATGATTACGACTCCCTCGGTATACCCCTCCCCGTCCCCTACTCGCTAGATTGCATATTGGATGAGTACATGCACCCAGTTGAGGTCTGGGAGGACGGCAGGATAAAGCTTGTGGACCCCGTCAGGCCCGAGGATAGGGAAGTAATCCACTTCCCTCCCCCCGTAGGCACTCAGGAGCTCTACTACATAGAGCACCCCGAGGTCTGGACGATAGGGGAGACTTTCAAGCATAAGGGCCTCAGATACGTTGACTACAAACTCTCATACCCCAGGGAGCTCTACATGAAGTATAAGTTATTGACGGATCTGGGGCTCACGAACGATAAGCCGGTAAGAGTGGGGAACGTCGAGATAGTACCGAGGGACCTGCTCAAGATGCTGGTCAACGAGACCTTCAAGGGGAAGGAGATACCGCCTAACGATTACGATATAATGAGAGTTATAGTCGAGGGGAAGAAGGACGGGAGGAGGGAGAGAATTACTATAGACTTACACACCGAGTGGAATAGGAAGTGGGGCTTGACAGCACAAGCAGTGACTGTAGGGACTCCCACATCGATCACCGCTCAATGGATGGCTAAGGGATTGATAAAGGAGAGAGGTGTGAAGAACCCTGAGGAAGTGATAGATCCTGTGCCCTTCTTCGAGGAGCTGAAGAAGAGAGGGATAAGGATACATGTGCAGAGGGAATTCCTAATCTAA
- a CDS encoding aldehyde ferredoxin oxidoreductase family protein — translation MASVYAEKILRINLREKSIKTEAPRRDWLALYLGGRGLGIRYVYEEVPPGANALGPENKVVIATGPLTGTIAPLSGRFAVVSKSPKTGTINDNYVGGSFGPELKYAGYDAVIIEDVAEKPVYIYISDGNVEIRDASHLWGMKVREAMEELRKENGNVKTMVIGPAGEKLSLISSVHVDEYFVAARGGIGAVFGSKKLKGIVVRAEERKIELPNPGRFRETISRLMKESVLTEANIWAKTDGTPIIVDLSNNVGALPHLNFREGYYEYAKFINTDVVKQKFHSRFACHSCPLACKRKINTRRGVIKAPEYETIGMMGSNLALKDMDDLAYAAEVADNLGLDTISLGNLLAFILELKERGIISKEEIGFDVDWGDADGIVKLIEMIGYRRGFGDLVADGVMRAAERIGRGSERYAMHIKGSEIPAYDPRGSWGMALAYATSDRGACHLRAWTIASEAFGNMPPHTYEGKAKLTKDLQDLNSVKWSLIICDFWALGFQEIADLLSAAMDKEFTVPQVQEIGERIWNLAKMFNLREGFTRKHDYPPDRFFDEPHTKGPTAGIKLDREGYEKALDEYYELRGWDREGRPKRETLERLGLSKDLKI, via the coding sequence ATGGCCTCAGTATATGCTGAAAAGATTTTACGGATAAACTTGAGGGAGAAGAGCATCAAGACTGAGGCCCCGAGGAGGGACTGGTTAGCCCTATACCTCGGAGGCAGGGGGCTGGGGATAAGGTACGTTTACGAGGAGGTCCCTCCTGGAGCTAATGCCCTGGGCCCTGAGAATAAAGTAGTCATAGCGACTGGCCCACTGACAGGCACTATAGCCCCTCTCAGCGGGAGGTTCGCCGTCGTTTCCAAGTCCCCGAAAACCGGGACGATAAACGACAACTATGTGGGGGGCTCCTTCGGCCCCGAGCTCAAGTATGCCGGTTACGATGCTGTGATAATAGAGGATGTGGCTGAGAAGCCCGTGTACATATACATAAGCGATGGGAATGTCGAGATAAGGGATGCCAGCCACCTCTGGGGGATGAAGGTAAGGGAAGCTATGGAGGAGCTCAGGAAGGAGAATGGTAACGTGAAGACAATGGTAATAGGGCCAGCTGGGGAGAAGCTGAGCTTGATCTCCTCAGTCCATGTTGATGAATACTTCGTAGCTGCTAGAGGAGGAATAGGAGCTGTCTTCGGGTCCAAGAAGTTGAAGGGCATAGTTGTAAGGGCGGAGGAGAGGAAGATCGAGCTTCCGAACCCAGGAAGGTTCAGGGAGACTATATCGAGGTTGATGAAGGAGAGCGTGCTCACAGAAGCCAATATCTGGGCTAAAACAGATGGCACCCCTATAATAGTTGATCTGAGCAATAATGTAGGGGCCCTCCCGCACCTGAACTTTAGAGAGGGATATTATGAGTACGCGAAGTTCATAAACACTGATGTGGTCAAGCAGAAGTTCCACAGCAGGTTCGCATGTCACTCCTGCCCATTGGCTTGCAAGAGGAAGATAAACACGAGGAGAGGCGTCATAAAGGCCCCTGAGTATGAGACAATAGGGATGATGGGATCCAATTTAGCCCTTAAGGACATGGATGACTTAGCTTACGCTGCTGAAGTCGCTGACAATCTGGGCTTAGATACCATAAGCCTGGGGAACCTGCTCGCCTTCATCCTGGAGCTCAAGGAGAGGGGGATAATATCGAAGGAGGAGATAGGATTTGATGTCGATTGGGGGGATGCGGACGGCATAGTGAAGCTGATCGAGATGATAGGATACAGGAGGGGATTCGGGGACCTAGTAGCTGATGGAGTGATGAGAGCTGCTGAGAGGATAGGCAGGGGCAGCGAGAGATATGCGATGCACATAAAGGGGTCAGAGATACCAGCATACGATCCGAGGGGGAGCTGGGGCATGGCATTAGCTTACGCTACTTCAGATAGGGGGGCCTGCCACCTCAGGGCCTGGACTATAGCGAGCGAGGCCTTCGGTAACATGCCCCCGCACACTTACGAGGGGAAAGCGAAACTCACGAAGGACTTGCAAGACCTCAACAGCGTGAAATGGAGCCTCATAATATGTGATTTCTGGGCTCTTGGCTTCCAGGAGATAGCTGATCTCTTATCAGCAGCTATGGATAAGGAATTCACAGTACCTCAGGTCCAGGAGATAGGCGAGAGGATATGGAACCTCGCAAAGATGTTCAACTTGAGGGAGGGCTTCACTAGGAAGCACGACTATCCCCCGGATAGGTTCTTCGATGAGCCCCACACGAAAGGGCCAACTGCAGGCATCAAGCTCGATAGGGAGGGTTATGAGAAGGCCCTAGATGAATATTACGAGCTCAGGGGATGGGACAGAGAGGGAAGGCCGAAGAGAGAGACTCTGGAGAGACTAGGCCTCTCCAAAGATCTCAAAATCTGA
- a CDS encoding KaiC domain-containing protein: MIVERVKSGIPGFDELVNGGIPKRNIVLLSGGPGTGKTIFSQQFLYQGLALGEPGVLVTLEEHPVQVRREMASFGWDVRKYEEEGSFAIVDAFTGGIGEAAKRERYVVRSIDDIGEFMDVLREALKDTKAQRAAIDSVSTLYLTRPVSARNVLMQLKRVLSGLGVTALMVSQVSVTERGFGGPGVEHASDGIIRLDLDEVDGELVRSMIVWKMRGTKHDMRRHPFEITDEGIRVYSDKVVKGSVVRYE, encoded by the coding sequence ATGATAGTAGAGAGGGTGAAAAGCGGCATACCAGGTTTCGATGAGTTAGTGAACGGTGGCATCCCTAAGAGGAACATAGTACTCTTATCCGGGGGGCCAGGGACTGGGAAGACTATATTCAGCCAGCAGTTCCTCTATCAGGGCCTAGCATTGGGAGAGCCAGGCGTCCTGGTCACCTTAGAGGAACATCCAGTGCAAGTGAGGAGGGAGATGGCTTCCTTCGGGTGGGATGTGAGGAAGTATGAGGAGGAAGGTAGCTTCGCAATAGTCGATGCTTTCACTGGGGGAATAGGGGAAGCCGCTAAGAGGGAGAGATATGTTGTGAGGAGCATAGACGATATAGGGGAATTCATGGACGTGCTGAGGGAGGCTTTGAAGGATACTAAGGCTCAGAGGGCCGCTATAGATTCTGTCTCAACTCTCTACCTCACGAGACCCGTGAGCGCTAGGAACGTGTTGATGCAGCTGAAGAGAGTTCTCTCAGGACTTGGAGTCACAGCTCTCATGGTCTCACAAGTCAGCGTGACTGAGAGGGGCTTCGGAGGGCCCGGGGTGGAGCACGCTAGCGATGGGATAATAAGGCTCGACTTGGATGAGGTCGATGGGGAGCTCGTTAGGAGCATGATAGTGTGGAAGATGAGGGGTACTAAGCACGATATGAGGAGGCACCCATTCGAGATAACTGATGAAGGTATAAGGGTCTATTCGGATAAGGTAGTTAAGGGGAGTGTGGTGAGGTATGAGTGA
- a CDS encoding transcriptional regulator, translating into MSEEVPLKPVGKEDIRRLELALLLGTLLRPDVLEKVRSSEDRLTWLDSLLIAAGALARDRAGYSASKIAEELGRTEATVRNHLAGKTEAGKLVKETYEEIKSKGSLEIPIPTLGPQKELEDRLKDYEAKLSELRSKLDDLQRVVDDMRKLLGI; encoded by the coding sequence ATGAGTGAGGAAGTGCCCCTGAAACCCGTGGGTAAGGAGGATATAAGGAGGCTGGAGCTGGCCCTACTCCTGGGCACGCTCCTCAGACCCGATGTGCTTGAGAAAGTGAGGAGCTCCGAGGACAGGTTGACTTGGCTTGATTCCCTCCTAATCGCAGCGGGTGCTTTAGCGAGGGATAGAGCGGGATATTCAGCTTCCAAGATAGCCGAGGAGCTGGGAAGGACTGAGGCGACCGTGAGAAACCATCTAGCTGGGAAGACTGAAGCGGGTAAACTTGTTAAGGAGACTTATGAGGAGATAAAGAGTAAGGGCAGCCTAGAGATACCAATTCCAACATTGGGGCCTCAGAAGGAGCTCGAGGACAGGCTGAAGGATTACGAAGCGAAGCTGAGCGAGCTGAGGAGTAAGCTGGATGATCTACAGAGAGTCGTAGATGATATGAGAAAATTGTTAGGAATATAA